ATAACTGCCATCATTTGCACTTTTAGAAGACATATAAATCATATCTTCTACCCCGTTTACCTCTGCTTCAATAGGGTTTGCAATAGTTTCTTTTACAATACTGGCACTGGAGCCTGGATAGGATGCAGTGACCTCTATGACAGGCGGCGTAATTTCAGGAAACTGGGCAACTGGCAGTAGAGGAATGGATAATAAACCTGAGAGAGTAATGACAATAGAAATAACAAAAGCAAATTTAGGGCGGCTAATAAAAAATTGGCTAAACATAATTTAACTCATCATTGACTAGCAGTATTGGGTGTAGCCTACACTTTTGGTGTTGTATTGGTTTTGATAAGTGTGGCTTTAACAGGCTGTCCTATTTTTAGCTTTTGTAAACCTTCAATAATAACCTGCTGGCCAGTTGTTAACCCTTCTTTTACTTCCCAACTGTTACCTATTTTTGCTCCAATGGTGATGCGTTGTACGGTAGCAAGCTTTTGCTCATTAATCACAACTACAAACTTGCCTGCTTGGTCTTCTTGTACGGCAGCTTGTGGAATTGTAATTGCCTGTCTGGGTTGGGTTCGCTTAATAATGACTGTTACAAACTGACCTGGAATCAGTAACTTATCAGGGTTAGGGAAGACGGCACGTACCTTAAGAGTACCAGTAGCTTCATCAATGCGGTTATCCAGAAAATCGACTTTACCTTGCTTATCGTAAATGCTCTTATTCGCTAATTTCAGTTGAACAGTCACCAGTTGTTGTGTGTTATTCTGTTGTAATGCTTTTGTCTCTTGTCTGAAATTGAGTACGTCTTTTTCATTGGCCTGAAAATGTACATACATTGGGTTTAGGGTGACAATATTGGCTAAAACATCTTGAGATGGGCTAATTAGGTCTCCAATACTTTTTTCTGACTGCCCAATGCGTCCACTAACTGGAGCTGTTATTTTCGTGTAACTAAGATTTAACTCTGCTGTTTTCAAAGCGGCTTCACTTGCAGTGACAGCGGCTTCAGCCTGTAATTTTTTACTGGTTAAGTCGTCCATTTGTGATTGACTGATAGTGCCTTTTCTTACTAATTGTTTGCCACGTTGAAAATTAAGGTCGGCAACTTCTTTTGCTGCTATCTGACTAGCTAGTTCTGCTTTTAAACGATTAACTTCTGACTGATAAGGTCCTGGGTCAATTTCAAATAACAGAGCGTCTTTTTCCACTTCCTGCCCTTCTTGAAAGTGCCGGGTTAACAAGTTGCCTGATACCCGAGAGCGGATTTTTACGTCTTCTGTAGGCTCAGTTCGTCCTACTAACTCAACACTGGGGTGGATGGGTTGAGGGCTAATCGAAATTGCTTTAACGGCAGGTGGTTGTTGACTGGGTTTAGTGGATGATTCATCAGAGCAAGCGACAAATAGTGAGATGCAGATAAGTAAATATAAACGTGAAACAGGCCAGCCCTGGCTTATTACCTTTCCTGTCAGCATAAGTAGTCCCTATTAGCTGAAAGTGTTTGCATACCTTTTGCGAATGAATTTTACACCTAAAAATGAATCGTGATAAGTATACTGCATAAAACTAAACTGTTTTGTTAGAAAATAGTATAACTGATTACTTGATTATTGAGCATTAAAAAATAAATAAGCAGGTGGTTTGGCCGATAAGATAAATATGAACAATAAGTAAAAAAATAATGGTCTAACTCAGTAGAGGTGTTGAAAATGTGGTTTACCGACAACCTACTGACAGCAGTTATAAGAGATGCCTTAGATAAACTGGGCGAAACTTCAAACGTGGCTTGTCAGCTATTGCTAGGCACGGCTAAAACAGAGGGTTGGCGTGCTGGTCAACATCGGTTTATGGAAGAGCAGCTGGGTGTATTTCAAATTACACCAGCAGCCCATCAAGCGGTGTGGGATCAATGTTTGGCTTTTTCGCCTGAACAGGCAAGCACTATCAGAGGGATGGCATCACAGCGGGCTTTTTTGGAAGCGCCACATCAGGAGTTAGTGGTTAATATTCGTTATGCAAGTGCAATAGCGTGGAGTATTTACTGCTCACAAGGACTGATATTACCTGAGAGTGCAACAAAACTTAATTTAGCCCAGTTATGGCAGACATATTATGAAAATGGCTCCACAACGCCTCGTTTACTAAAACACTTCTTTCAAG
This genomic interval from Spartinivicinus ruber contains the following:
- a CDS encoding efflux RND transporter periplasmic adaptor subunit, with product MLTGKVISQGWPVSRLYLLICISLFVACSDESSTKPSQQPPAVKAISISPQPIHPSVELVGRTEPTEDVKIRSRVSGNLLTRHFQEGQEVEKDALLFEIDPGPYQSEVNRLKAELASQIAAKEVADLNFQRGKQLVRKGTISQSQMDDLTSKKLQAEAAVTASEAALKTAELNLSYTKITAPVSGRIGQSEKSIGDLISPSQDVLANIVTLNPMYVHFQANEKDVLNFRQETKALQQNNTQQLVTVQLKLANKSIYDKQGKVDFLDNRIDEATGTLKVRAVFPNPDKLLIPGQFVTVIIKRTQPRQAITIPQAAVQEDQAGKFVVVINEQKLATVQRITIGAKIGNSWEVKEGLTTGQQVIIEGLQKLKIGQPVKATLIKTNTTPKV